In Cicer arietinum cultivar CDC Frontier isolate Library 1 chromosome 7, Cicar.CDCFrontier_v2.0, whole genome shotgun sequence, the genomic window ttttatttttcctctttgTTTGGACTTTAGATTTTAACGTACaatacaaaaacaaacaaattttcAACTCTAAATTCATATACATGATTTGCCTCAAGAATATTGGGGATTCATAATAATATCTACGATTGTTGGTAGCATAGGATTATCCATCTGTGTTGGATGAAGCTGCGCGTAATAGGTAATTTGTAAAGAAAATTTATGGTTTTATGTGGACATAGAATTTGAGAAATCATTCCTTTACATTGTTAGTCACAAATATTGACCACACATCACAAAATAGAGATATAAACATTGTGTCATGGATAAAAATCGTAATGATGTGAAGCCTAATCCTCACAAGTCAAAACAAATTTGTGTGACCAAAAAGAAGATTACAACTATAGTTCATGATATTACAAAGGTTGCTCTAGTGGCAAAGGAAGATAATCAAGATAATGAAGTTATCAATTCTCCCTTTATTGATTATGTCATGAAAATTAATATGACACAATTGTTAATGAGGAAAtcattttttctaataatacttttttataaGAAGTTGATACATTTTTTCTTGAAGAACTCATTCACAAAAAGAAGTCCAATATATAGCACACGACTAAACAAATTGAACACAATACTCCTAATTctaaatgaattatattaaatcGTGATGTCAACAAATAAATGCTGCaaccaaatttattttttattttgtccttTTGTTAATTTTTCTGTTTGTTAATTTCACaccaataaaattttatttttcaatttaaaaataaattatttaacacCGTTTAGAAAGctatcaaatcaaattaatatataaataaatgttgaCCTGTATTTAagcaataaataaaagtaattattatattataaaaaaacatcGTCTTGGTATCAAACTTATAGCGATGGATGAGAAAATGGATTCAGTGAACTTGtccttaaaaaataatgatctTATGTTCTCGTGTCTATCCCTACCGCTGGCATGACATTATTTAATGATTTCCATTGTTGTCAGTATCAATAACCGCGTAAGGGTAAGTGTGTGGCCCTCTCTTTCTTTACCAAACACTTAATCCACAATCGATTTCTCATTTTTACCCTTTGACATTTCATCAATGTCAACCTATTTCAGTTCTCACTATAACCCTTTGACATTTCATCAATGTCAACCGAATAACCAAAACTTGGTACTATTATTAGAGGAACAATAAGAACGTAATCAACAATAGAACACAGAGCCATAAGATAAGCATATAGAGGTGCCACATTGCCTCTGTGTTTGTCTCTTTTTCAACAAATAAACTATTCTTTTGTTTCGTAATAGGTATCATTTTGAtaaagtgttttaaaaaaaatacatattattattattattattaatttcaatttaattttaattattatttatattatattataattcaataattattatgtgtatttcttataaattattattgtactttcgattcataataatatatataataaattctaCATACTATTTTACATGAGAAAGTTTTGTTGGCTTAGATCATCTATAACACTGCATAGGAAATCGACTCGTGACTCcaaatcaaattcaatcatATTCAAATTTAACAGCAACCACATGCAGCAATGCACAATTCAAGTCATGATTTAATTGAGGTGAactaaacaataaaattaagatCAAGTTCTTACAAATAATCACTATTGTATAGGTCAAAAACTggtcaaaattatatttgataattaaagaactaaaactTTGGATTTTAAACAAGAGTATTATTGAAGTGtgtgataaaataaaagacaaaaaaaaaaaaacaattaaatcaataaattagaaatagttATAATAGAACTAGTTACGTATAAATTTTGTACATcgatcatttttaaattaacaaaaaacaTGTAGACTAAACACATAATTCAAAGTTTAtgaataaataacaaaattcaaagaCATTTTGTTTCTCTAAGTAGACTTTGTGAAACTTCCACTTTCTGTGTCTATATATGCTTGTCTTTTTCCCATTTCTTGCATCTTatcatctctctctctctctctctctcatcaAAAAGTCAGCGCCTTCTTTtgtcctctctctctctctctctcatagCAGCAAAGTGTTCAGAACAGAACAGACACTTTCAGAACTTGTCTCTAACGGTTATGGAAGAAGATTGGGATCTACATGCCGTTGTCAGAGGCTGCACCACCGTAacaaccaccaccaccaccactatTGCAAcaccttcatcttcttcttcatctctttTTGAAACCACTAGTTACCAACCTTCAACATCATCTTGCAGTTTATTCTCAATTTCAAACCCCTTTGAAGCAAAAACTTCTTCCATTGAAGAATTGCATGAACTTTGCAAACCTTTCTTCACCAAATCACACACTCCTTCTTCTAATTCATTCTCTTATTCATCTCCAAAATCATCTCACACACAACAAAAACAACACCAGCTTCACCTTGCTGCTTCTGCTACCACCCCACGATCTAAAAGAAGGTAAATTTAGcttcttttttttgttcaatGCATACTATAGAAGGAAATAGATTCATAGTACTCCaaaccaatattttttttttgtttaaataaatcattaataaagatttgttaaataaagtTTTGCTGCAGCGATCTGGAATTTAATCATCAAGATTTTTAGTgtatgttttgttttaattttttatgaactaaaattgatttgattttgcCTCATTTTAACTTGAGGTTTGATTTTAAAGTTTTTGTctctataattgatttttaacttaattttatttttatagatagaattaaatttacttttatataaatCATGTTATTTTACGTCACATTTaatcaaaactaattttatgaaacaatttactcaaaaagtcaaaatcaatttttgtgatGAACATGCTACCAATTAAGGCCGCACTAATCATAAATGACTGCTATTCTTCACAATTTAACGCTTTAAATCTTAAATTCTTAGAAATTGTGCCTTTTTTATTCATGATTTGAGTTTGAAATGCATGTTTTGCTAATTACAGGAAAATTCAGCTTAAGAAGGTTTGTGAAGTGCATGCTGAGAATCTCTCCTCAGACATATGGGCATGGAGGAAATATGGTCAAAAACCCATCAAAGGCTCACCATATCCAAGGTTTGTTTTTTCAAAGATTTCAACtttcttttaaaacaatttaaacaaataagtaaTATGTTAAATTCAAATAGTTAACGAATTTCATCACGAATCACCAAGaagtattgattttaaaaaatatttgattaaattttatttatttttcagcTGAATTCAAAATTACAATGATCCATTTTCCTTAAAAGTCAGGgttaagagaaaaaaaacttaaaacaaattaaaataaaaatgacttttttttgTGACTTAAGACTTAACAAAACTCTGTTTGTTCTGTTTGATTGACAGAGGATATTACAGATGTAGCAGTTCAAAAGGGTGTTTAGCAAGAAAACAAGTTGAGAGAAACAAATCAGACCCAACAATGTTCATAGTAACATACACTGGTGAACATAGTCACCCTGCTCCAACTCATAGAAACTCTCTTGCTGGTTCTACACGCCAGAAGCCATTATCACCACAAACTGTCACTGTTGGAGACACTTCTCAACACCTTACAAAACCTGTTTCTGTTTCTCCAACTACATCAGAAGCTGAAGAGGAAGAAGCTGCACCTTTAAGTGCAAAGTCAGAGACCAAGGAGGAGTTGGAAGATTTGATCATGAATGATGATGAGGAAAATGAATTTGAGTTATCAGATATGGTTGTAACAGATGATTTCTTTGAAGGTTTAGATGAATTGACAGGTTTTGTTGATTCAACAACTAAAAGTTCTAGTGACTGTTTTGGTGACCCTTTTGCAGCTAGTATTGCACTTCCTGCTTGTGGTGGCCAATGATGCTGCCATTAGCCTTTGGTGGTTGATGACTCATTGGTTTCATGCTTTTCCTTATAGAGAATAGGAATTAGAATATAATCTTTCTACCATGGTTTGACACGTTTGATAGATGTTTGAGTCTCTTAATTATTTGGTCGGAGATTCGATCCCTGACAGGAGTCTATGGAAAATATATGTTGGAAGATGTCTTCTTAAATAGATCTCAATCATCTTGAGTGATTAGTCTCCACAATTACGCACAAGTACCtgattttagaagaaaaaaagagagagaatacAATCTTTTTGCATATAGAGTTTGACGCAGATGATAGATGCTTGAGTCTCTTAATTATTTGGTGGAGGATTTGATTCCTGACAAGAGTTTAtggaaaatatatgttaaaagaTGTCAACTTCTTAAATGAATCTCAGTTACTTTAAGAGATTAATCTTCACAGTTATgaaagaatataatttttttttttgttacttttaatattttgtttttgttttttggagTAAGAGGAATTGGTACATGTTGGAGGAATATTAAGGATGCTTTGTGAAGGGGAAGAGAAGTTCTACACAAAGTAAATAAATAGTGATAATGTTAATTTAGATTAGGCATGTATATCTTTGTTTATGTTAGTGATTGTTAGCCATACTTTTGGTAATGTACAAACAATTCATTTTCAACGActtttctttgtttgtttatGTAATCTGTTAAAGTTAGTTGAATTGAAAATggattatgaaaattaatttaccTAACACTTTTGCATTgactttttcttgtccatgTAAGTTGTTTATGTTCGTTGAATTTAAAGTTGGTTGTGTTGTGATAAAAATTGCACAAGCACTTTTGTATTGACTTTTGTTAGCAATGATTGATATATTGTGTGACTATGATAGAAAGGTCCATAATTGTTGGGTAATATTCCAATTCCAATAGTGTTATGCTCACACCCAACACTTTTGGTTCCATTTTGACACCGATGTTGGGATTATGGTGGAAATTTAGAGTCCATATATTTTCTGaatgtattttatattgattaaaatatttatagcaCTAACTCCTTAGTATATCACACTATCTCTTCGtccttaataataataataataataataataataataataataataataataataataataataataataataataataataataataataataaataaataataataaataataaatagaagagatgcaaaaaaaaattcaagaccTTCAAATTAATCTAAAACACAATTCTTTTAACAAATTAGTATGAacttaattataagtttttctAGTTTTAAGTtaatacattttatatttatgaaaatgtttttctattaatgtaatttgtttttaaatacgtattataaaatattttccattttattgtcaaaattattttaatttaattttatattttaaaaaatatatatgaattaactTTATAAAACCTTAAATTTATAGTGTATTTTATGTATacactaaattaatttaaagaacATGTTTGTAGCAATACAAATGAGAGAATTTAGAGATCTTTATAAGGGTTTAAAGTGTCACGTCATTAATGAGAGTGACACATCATAAAAAAACAAggggacaaaaaataaaaaaattagttaatatgacaaaaaaaatcgattttagaaatgaagagataaaaaaattcattttaagtaaaatataggaatcaaaaatgaatttaaaccaaaaaaaagtttatctaataataattgattccaaactaaaataaatagttgTCAAAATACTAAGTTGATTTAGACCAAGTTAAatctagaatttttttttctcaagtgCAATACATATCATAAAAAGTTGCATGGACATTTGATATATTAAGGGCAAATTCAAATATACAACATGTTTATTCTCTAAAAGAGTTTTGTAGACTATTGGTCATATCTCACTCTTGTGTAAGAAAAGTAATGCAGTTTGACGTGTAAATAGTTTATTGGAATTGATTGATTCTTTGGTGTAGTTTATTGGAAATGAAAACACTACAACAAAATCGACGATTAGCCACACTTGATTAACCATGGTCACCgataaataacttaaaaaaattaccatAATTAGGGCGACTAACATTATATTAAGTCCGTGTTGCTTTcctctttttcattttctctcgtATGGCTGCTGTCTGCTGCAAGTCCTTGATGGCAGTCTCCTCCTATCaaacatcaaatatcaaatcaaatatatatacaagaTAACTAATATCTCTTATGCATTTACAAAAACAACCTTACTTCATTTCGTGACAATTCATCACATTAAAGGGCAATTGCAatcttctattttattaaaattaatatttctacCTTTTAATTCCAAATTTTTCGCTTTTTTTTTCAGCTATTCAGCCGATACAAATtttctattcatttttttttttactttttgtgcACTCACAAacacatttttaatttcaaatacacAATCTATCTgcaattttttatgtttgtatgCACGAGACAAATGTTTCTTGCTAattaaatattacttaaaattagtaatttttttaatatatttaatataaatatgagaaaataatatattaattaatatttttactattcgaaatattctcttttatttttctacaaaTAGACCATAAAAAACGTTATTGAACTATACAATTCatatacaaatacaaatatttgtctttacTTAGTTTgttgataataattatttttttaataattttgacataaatttGAGAATACTTTTTTACAAATAGGTTACAAAAAAAGTCGTTAAAACGTACAATTCATATTAATAATTGTTGTTGAGTAAttaatacactaattataatttttatgtattcatacactaatttataattaagcaattcatacattaattataattttttcactGTTCAAACCTTTTGTTTTTTCGCAAATGATTTAGTAAAGAAGTTGTTGAAACACACAATTTATAGATAAGGACAAATATTTGTCGttaattaataacttaaaatataattttttctaaaatattttttgacataaaaaataacatgaatCATAATATGCtaactataattatatatatatatatatatataaccttttTAATGTTCTAATTTTCACATTATATTTCTGCAAATAAGCCATtgaaacatataatatatacatgGGAATAAATAGTTGTCGttaattaataacttaatattagttttttaaataattttcgaCATAAAAAATAAGATCAATCATAAtgtactaattataattttttcactGTTCAAATTTTTCACTTATGCAAACAGATCACTGAATAAATCGTGGAACCATAAAATTCCTACACTAGGACAAATATTTGCCGTTAATTAAtaacttattatttgttttttaaattgacataaaaaataaaaacaatcaaaatgcactaactataatattttcattgttcaaaaatttgaaattataattctATAAATGGATCAATTAAGAAGatgttgaaaaattaaaatttataacacgAGAACAAATGTTTgttgttaattaattagttaaaattagtttaaaaaaatatcttttatataaaaataagaataatcaTAATGCATTTACTATAATCTTTTCACTGTTCAAAAATTTCACATTATATTTATGCAAGTGAGTCAATAAAAAACCTGTTGAAACACACATTTTCATACAAGGGGacaaattttattgtaattaattatttaaaattaggttttttttataaatatttttcacattaaaatgagaataattataaGTCTTTTACAAACTTTTAGTTacatttattatctttttcCATTAGCTCACAAATTATAAACTATTCTATAAATTATACACATAATAAatgtttattactaataaattagttaaatgtAGTATATTTTTGgtatcttataaataaaaaactaaatagttAGAATATAcaatttgtaatttattataaaaaaaatatatagatgaCAAATATTTCTTAGTAAAAATTagttaaagttattatttttattgtagaCAAAAAAGTGAATCACTAAGAAAATTATTACAACCGACGACGCAACGGCCGGTGCGAAGCATGGGTTATCGACTAGTAGGATTTATAAAATGCAATATTCATGCTTCATTCTTGTGAGTGCATAATACCATGTGAATTAGTCTTTGTATGAGAGGGATGAATCAAGTCTTTTTATTGGAGCTAAAATATTTGGGTGCATtatgttgttttatttaatgttgGTGAAACTATGACCTTCCTAAATGCTACGGAATGGATAATTAATTGAGTTGAGATTCACTAATATTGTGTCTTCTAGAAATTCAAAGATAGTAATAGGTGTCTTTAATTGTTTCTCTCGTGATATAATAGAGTTAGATGTTATTTTTGCTAAATGTAGGTTTATTCTTGATGTTATTTGTAAAACTGATCTTATGTTAGAATTTATTGTCTAGCAAAGTCGAACATTTTTAAAGTCATTCTCATCATTATTTGTATATTCCAACATGTATTGATCATTTAACTTTTAATGAAATGAATTAGATTTCtcttgtcaaaataaaaaattataaaattcatgaaagatatatatatttttggtttcaaatatcATAATGGCAAAATTCACCCACATTACATTAAGTGCATAGAAGATAGGTATTGCAGATTCAATTGCATTACACTAATATATCAAATGTCTTTAATTGAGCCATTTAACATTTGAATTGCACTTGCATACAAAAGTGAACTTTAAATATTGTGAAAATAATCTTGATGCATGTAAAaattggcttaattgcaattctagttctcctatttttatttaattctcGAAATtgattctcttattttaaaatcaaactattttgatCCTTTCtcgaattttttaatttaaaaattatgatgtgatatgttttaaatgatatttcatATGATACAATAATGTTGAATTACTAATATCtatgaaattgcaataaaaatctctaaaaacttcaatttcaacttataaaatttttcattttcgtaatttaattaataatgtattaaTAAGTAATGCATCTAGAAGATTCAATGTAACGAGATtgtatgtcacgttatttaaaatatattaaattactattttttagttaaaaaatatgaaaaattgacctaaactaacaaattttaaaacatagagACCAATTTAATGAATTAGTGAAAATAAGAGGacaaaaattgcaattaaacataaatttttgcATATTGTCTGTCAATCATGACATTTAAGCTATATTTAATGAAAGTCAAATTATTGTAAAGAGCGAACAATTGTGATCGATTGacaattataaaagaaatttatgaTATCATtgcatattaatttaatttttattaaattaaaaatttactcATTTTTGTAATATTATAAGTAGGATAGGATGCCAATAATTTTAGCTAAATTGTACATTTAATCccttaaataattttatgttttaactttttttcttaattattttttgttctgGTTTAACTAAGTACATTTACTTCTGTCAGTCATGTTATTCTTTTCCATTAGTTTTCAACAAAAAAGTTAACTCCATCTTACATGTACTTTAGGGTACGGGAATTGGGATGAAAATGAaactaaaatgtaaattaagtgacttaaatgtaaaataattttccttgtttttcttcttcaatttagTGTTCGTCTTCCTCTTATTCTTAATCATTCCTAATCTGCAATTTCTCATATCTTTAAAATGTTTAACCATTCTCAAACCTAATCTTTCTCTTGAATCAATGACCAAATAGTTTGCATAGATTGTCCATCATCTTTAACCTCAAACTGAGAAATTGATGGACatttttcatatttgaaaaattgcatCTTCTTTTGCCCACCTATGCGTCTTCTTTGCCCACCTATGCATCTTCATTCTCTTTAAACTAGCAAGTGTCACACTCATAAATCTATCATTGTTAATTcgttgaattttattttataaagatactAGCTAACACCACTACGGGTGGAGCTATATGGGGCATAGGGTTGTAATGTCacttcaaaatcttcaataatttttctaaaaaatattactatattTTGTATGTTGTATAAGAGaaatttgagttataatttggtcaacaaaaattaatttatttgatccATATTTATCgaccaaatacatcaatttttgttgaccaAATTATACTTCAAATGtctattataaaagaaaaacataggaaataatttataaaaaataacaaaaacaactatataattataaaataaattaaattttttaacataaattccAACTATGTGAGTTGTGAATTTTATCtagaattattaaaattaaaccaaatgATCCTATGATCtcaaaattttaaccaaaactaattaaattagtttgatattttttttttattggtatGAGTCCAATTCAGTTGAACTCCGACCTttattgatttgagatatagtttcacttaattttaaaataaatcgcttaataatcaaaacaaacaattatcttttatcaacacaatatcaatattgatatattaaacAATGTGTgtatgtttaaatttattttagtaattatatatattgtttttgttcTTATAGTTAAGAAAGTTGTAGTAatagaataaaaatttaaatttaatttgtatgcatcaacgatataaaaatattttacactttCAATTAATGGTAATTGTCggattgataaaataaattgatttttattattattactcttAATTACACTTATGAATAATTGCAATGAAGTgacaatgtaaatttttttacactgataatattaaaatttatatatatatatatatatattataaatctatatatatatatatatatatatatatattattttttcttcttctatatttcAGGTCAAGCTCCGCCACTAAACACCACGTAATTGTCTATGCATCTTTAATTTGTTTCTTATCTGACTGTTGTGTCTTGACAACTCATTGTCTTGATGATTGGTGAATCGTCTTTTACCCTAAAACTAGCAAGGGACATGTTTTCAAGAATGTCAAGAATCATTGATGAATTCACTTATTCAACAAAGATaagaaaattgagaaaaaaaaattgattttaattttttttagttaagcATAATTGCacttaaataactaaaattggTTAGATATTATTAAACTCAAAATGTTCGtggaatttattttttgatttgaaaaattgtagATGGAAAATAGTTAAGAAAATAGGAGCGTGATGGATCTTAAATTGGAGGGGTaaaaaggagaagaaaaaaaaatattttttacttatgtctcataactttttctttaatttcACTTTAATTCTAATTCACTCACCATAAACAATGCGTAAGCTGGGAGTTAacgttattttaaaaaaattaatataacaacaaagttaaagaaaaatgaagaaaataaagtgaaaatattaacagtcaataaaaaataatagtcgCGTGTTTTCACCTAGAAGAGTCCCACATTATCCTGAAATCAACATGTTGAGCAGACCAATAAGTTGTCACTTTGTGCCATTTGCTAGTGGAATGGGTCAAATTGTCCAAGCAGTctaaatcatttaataaatgtAACATACTACTATTGTAAGTAATAGCAGACTACATCATTTAATTACAACTAATAGcaataatttgattaataattatatGGTGATAGCCCCACCAGGTGGGCTATGTATTGATAAAGTTGTGACTCTTACAGATGGGCcttgttatttaaattatatttcacaaataaatattcattccaattaatgatattattttcGGTAGATAAAATCATGActcttcaaatttaatttagtgTTATCTTCTCAAGAATAATTTGCTTCCACATTGAAATTTTTACAGTTTCCTTCTTCCACCATCCGCATCCCCTCTTACACCAACAGAAACATAACAACACACTCAAAGTCACCAATTTCCTTTTATACCATCTGTAACCTTTTAGCGCTATAATTAATAGGtaccatttattttattaaagcaATAATATAATAACCATGGTAATTACCCTTTTAACCACATTCAAACCTTGTTAAAAGATAGTTTTAGATATGCAAACGAGTGACTCTTATGGCTATATTGATTGATGTCATACATAAACTAAGAGTCGTGAAAATTGTGAACTTTATAGGTTGAGGAGTAAGTTATGGTCCTTTATATGATACATAAAGGGAGCTATGAATAGGAGTATTTATGCGGTAAAAATTGAACTGTATTGGACCATATTAATAGTTTTGTTTAgttattgaaaattatttttaaatcaagtTCAATGTAGTTTTAAATcggtttataaatataaattagtttaatattttgaagaaatttttagtaaaaattaatttcaaaaataattattcaaaaaaagaattttggaattcttttaataaaaaaatatcaatttatttttgagaaaaactaatgtaaaaaatttattgataaatgttttttttgaaaaaata contains:
- the LOC101502507 gene encoding WRKY transcription factor 22-like, producing the protein MEEDWDLHAVVRGCTTVTTTTTTTIATPSSSSSSLFETTSYQPSTSSCSLFSISNPFEAKTSSIEELHELCKPFFTKSHTPSSNSFSYSSPKSSHTQQKQHQLHLAASATTPRSKRRKIQLKKVCEVHAENLSSDIWAWRKYGQKPIKGSPYPRGYYRCSSSKGCLARKQVERNKSDPTMFIVTYTGEHSHPAPTHRNSLAGSTRQKPLSPQTVTVGDTSQHLTKPVSVSPTTSEAEEEEAAPLSAKSETKEELEDLIMNDDEENEFELSDMVVTDDFFEGLDELTGFVDSTTKSSSDCFGDPFAASIALPACGGQ